The DNA sequence CGCACCGATCAAACGGATCGAATCCCTGGGAGAACCGGATGACGGGTGCCACGGTGTGGCTCACCGGCCTGCCGAGCGCGGGCAAGACGACGATCGCCCGCGCGCTCGCGGACCGGCTGCGGGCCGAGGGACGCCCGGTGGAGGTGCTGGACGGCGACGAGATCCGCGAGTTCCTCTCCGCAGGACTGGGCTTCTCCCGCGCCGACCGGGACGCCAACGTCCGGCGCGTCGGCTTCGTCGCCCAGCTGCTCGCCGCCCACGGCGTGACGGTCCTCGTCCCCGTCATCGCCCCGTACGCCGACACCCGCGAGGCGGTGCGCAAACGCCACCAGGCGCTGGGCACCGGGTACTTGGAGGTACACGTGGCCACGCCCGTCGAGGTCTGCTCGGTCCGGGACGTCAAGGGCCTCTACGCCCGCCAGGCGGCCGGCGAACTCACCGGCCTGACCGGCGTCGACGACCCGTACGAGGCCCCGGACGACCCCGACCTGCGCATCGACGCCCACGAGCGGACGGTGGCGGAGTCGGCGGACGCGGTGTACGCGCTGCTGGCGGGGAGGGGAGTGCTGTGACGGCTCGCGGTGACAGCCCGTACGCCCTGTCGCACCTCGACGCGCTGGAGTCGGAGGCGGTGCACGTCTTCCGGGAGGTGGCGGGCGAGTTCGAACGGCCGGTGCTGCTGTTCTCCGGCGGCAAGGACTCCGTCGTCATGCTGCACACGGCGCTGAAGGCGTTCGCCCCGGCCCCGCTGCCGTTCGCGCTGCTGCACGTGGACACCGGGCACAACTTCCCCGAGGTGCTGGCCTACCGCGACCGCGTCGTCGCCCGGCACGGGCTGCGGCTGCACATCGCGTCCGTCCAGCGGTTCATCGACGACGGACGGCTGCGGGAGCGCCCCGACGGCACCCGCAACCCGCTGCAGACCGTGCCGCTGCTGGACGCCATCGAACGGCACCGCTTCGACGCGGTGTTCGGCGGCGGCCGGCGCGACGAGGAGAAGGCGCGGGCCAAGGAGCGGGTGTTCTCCCTGCGCGACGAGTTCGGCGGCTGGGACCCGCGCCGGCAGCGGCCGGAGCTGTGGGACCTCTACAACGGGCGGCACTCGCCCGGCGAGCACGTCCGCGTCTTCCCCCTCTCCAACTGGACCGAGCTGGACGTCTGGCAGTACATAGCCCGCGAGGGGCTCGAACTCCCCTCGATCTACTACGCCCATGAGCGCGAGGTCTTCGCCCGGTCGGGGATGTGGCTGACCCCCGGTGAGTGGGGTGGCCCCCGGGACGGGGAGCGGGTCGAGAGACGCGTGGTGCGCTACCGGACGGTCGGTGACATGTCCTGCACGGGCGCCGTGGAGTCGGACGCCGCCACCGTCGACCGGGTCATCGAGGAGATCGCCGCCTCCCGGCTCACCGAGCGGGGCGCGACGCGCGCCGACGACAAGCTGTCGGAGGCCGCGATGGAAGACCGCAAGCGCGAGGGGTACTTCTGATCATGAGCATCTCCAGCACCACCGGCATCACCGGCATCGCCACGGAGCCCGCCGCCGCCACCTCACTGCTGCGCTTCGCCACCGCCGGATCGGTCGACGACGGCAAGTCCACGCTGGTCGGACGGCTGCTGCACGACTCCAAGTCGGTCCTGGCCGACCAGTTGGAGGCCGTCGAACACGCCTCCCGCGACCGCGGCCACGACGCGCCCGACCTGGCGCTGCTCACCGACGGGCTGCGGGCGGAGCGCGAGCAGGGCATCACCATCGACGTCGCCTACCGCTACTTCGCCACCGCCCGCCGCCGGTTCGTCCTCGCCGACACCCCCGGCCACGTGCAGTACACCCGCAACATGGTCACCGGCGCGTCCACCGCCGAACTGGCCCTCGTCCTGGTCGACGCCCGGCACGGCGTCGTCGAACAGACCCGCCGGCACGCCGCCGTGGCCGCGCTGCTGCGCGTCCCGCACCTGGTGCTGGCGGTGAACAAGATGGACCTGGTGGACTGGTCCGAGGCCGTGTTCGCCCGCATCGCCGAGGAGTTCACGGCGTACGCGGGCTCGCTCGGCGTCCCCGACGTGACCGCGATCCCCGTATCGGCGCTCGCGGGCGACAACGTCGTGACGCCCTCGGCACACCTGGACTGGTACGGCGGCCCGACCGTCCTGGAGCACCTGGAGACCGTCCCGGTGGTCGCCGACCCCACCGGCGACCCGGCCCGGTTCCCCGTCCAGTACGTGATCCGCCCGCGGACCACCGGCCACCCCGACTACCGCGGCTACGCCGGCCGGATCGCCTCCGGCGTGCTGCGCGTCGGGGAGCGGGTGACCGTCCTCCCGTCCGGCCGAACCAGCACGATCACCGCGATCGACGCTCTCGGCACCCCGGTGGACGTCGCCTGGGCGCCGCAGTCGGTGACCATACGGCTCGCCGACGACCTCGACGTCGCGCGCGGCGACCTCATCGCCCCGGCGGCGGACGCGCCGGAACCGGTCCGGGACGTCGAGGCGACCGTCTGCCACGTCGCCGACCGGCCACTGCGGGAGGGCGACCGGGTCCTCCTGAAGCACACCACGCGCACGGTGAAGGCCGTCGTCAAGGCGCTGCCCTCCCGACTCGATCCGTCGGACCTGGCCCTCCGCCCGTCCCCGGGCGCACTGTCCGCCAACGACATCGGCCGGGTGGTACTCCGCACCGCCGAACCGCTGGCCCTGGACGACTACGCGGCGTCCCGGAGCACCGGCGCCTTCCTGCTGA is a window from the Streptomyces mobaraensis genome containing:
- the cysD gene encoding sulfate adenylyltransferase subunit CysD; its protein translation is MTARGDSPYALSHLDALESEAVHVFREVAGEFERPVLLFSGGKDSVVMLHTALKAFAPAPLPFALLHVDTGHNFPEVLAYRDRVVARHGLRLHIASVQRFIDDGRLRERPDGTRNPLQTVPLLDAIERHRFDAVFGGGRRDEEKARAKERVFSLRDEFGGWDPRRQRPELWDLYNGRHSPGEHVRVFPLSNWTELDVWQYIAREGLELPSIYYAHEREVFARSGMWLTPGEWGGPRDGERVERRVVRYRTVGDMSCTGAVESDAATVDRVIEEIAASRLTERGATRADDKLSEAAMEDRKREGYF
- a CDS encoding sulfate adenylyltransferase subunit 1, coding for MSISSTTGITGIATEPAAATSLLRFATAGSVDDGKSTLVGRLLHDSKSVLADQLEAVEHASRDRGHDAPDLALLTDGLRAEREQGITIDVAYRYFATARRRFVLADTPGHVQYTRNMVTGASTAELALVLVDARHGVVEQTRRHAAVAALLRVPHLVLAVNKMDLVDWSEAVFARIAEEFTAYAGSLGVPDVTAIPVSALAGDNVVTPSAHLDWYGGPTVLEHLETVPVVADPTGDPARFPVQYVIRPRTTGHPDYRGYAGRIASGVLRVGERVTVLPSGRTSTITAIDALGTPVDVAWAPQSVTIRLADDLDVARGDLIAPAADAPEPVRDVEATVCHVADRPLREGDRVLLKHTTRTVKAVVKALPSRLDPSDLALRPSPGALSANDIGRVVLRTAEPLALDDYAASRSTGAFLLIDPADGTTLTAGMAGPAFAAASERPGPAAALPATDDGWDF
- the cysC gene encoding adenylyl-sulfate kinase, yielding MTGATVWLTGLPSAGKTTIARALADRLRAEGRPVEVLDGDEIREFLSAGLGFSRADRDANVRRVGFVAQLLAAHGVTVLVPVIAPYADTREAVRKRHQALGTGYLEVHVATPVEVCSVRDVKGLYARQAAGELTGLTGVDDPYEAPDDPDLRIDAHERTVAESADAVYALLAGRGVL